The genomic window CGGCACTGTCACCAGGCGTCGCCTCCACGATCGTATCACTAACCGGAAATTCCAATGAAACGTAACATCGTATATTTTATGCTCGCAGCCGCCGGCGTAGTCGCCGTGGGTTGTCAGACCACACCTGAACGCGCCGATGCGGTCAATACCACCGAGTCGGTACAGGTCGAACGCGCACAGCAGGACATTCAGGCCTCTCTGGACCGGATCGACAACCGCATTGCCGATCTTGAAACCCGGCTCGCAAACACCGGCAGCGACATGCGCAACGAGTGGCAGGAGTCGATAGCGGAATTCCGCGAGGAGCGCCAGGAGCTGGCCGCTGAACTCAACGACTGGCGACAAGCCGGCGCCGAGGACCTGGCGGATGCCCAGGAGGATATGGACGATCGGCTGGCCGACTTGAACGAAAAAATCGATCAAGCAAGGCTCTTCACCATCGAACAACGCGATGAGTTCACTGCCGCAGCCGAAGCTCAGCTTGCCGGAATCGATGCGCGTATAGAAACGCTGCATGCGAAGCTCGACGAAGCGGGCGATGAAGCCCGCGAGGAGTACGGGGAAGCCGTCGATGACCTCCGGGCCACGCGGCACGAAATCGCCGAGAACTGGGTAGCATTCGAACAATCCTCGGAAGAGAACTTCGAAGAGCTACGCGCTGATCTCGCCGATGGCGTCGCCAAGCTCGACCGAAAGGTCGACGAGGTGACGGACAACATAGCTGACGGACTGGACGGCCAGCCTGGCCGTTAATGCCCTCTTGCCCCCCGGCGAGCAACGAGAGGCGACCGCATCAAGTGGCCGCCTCTTGTGCGTTAAAACCCCGGGCCGTACCTGCAGCTGGCCGCCTGCGAGACAGCGCCCCGGAAACCCGAGCCGAGGACTCGATGGCGATGATTCGCCGCTAGACCCCGCCATGGCTGACCATGCATTATTATCTGTATTGATTGCCGATGACTCCGACTCGTTGCGCCAACGACTCCGGCGCCTGCTTGACGGGCTGGACTTTACGGTCATGCGAGGCGAGTCGGTGTCCGCGGACGGCGTGATCGAATTGCTCCGGTCCGGCGCCTGGTTCGATGTAGCCATTCTCGACATCCAGATGCCCGGGAGCGGGGTGAAAGCCCTGCGCTATCTGACGCGTTACCACCCAGGGGTCGACGTGGTCATGTTGACGAACCATGCGGAAGCGTTTTACGAGCGCATCTGCAAGGAAGCCGGCGCCAGCTATTTCCTCGACAAGTCGATGGAATTCGACCAACTGCCCGACGTACTGGAGGCCATTTCGATCGATAACGCCGCCGCCGGCTGACCAGCGGCGTAGGACATTTCCTACGCCATTTCCCCTCGCCGGCTGACAACCCGTTCCCCTTTCGATCCACTATCTTCTATCCAGCCATATAACTGAAGCGGGCCCACTGGCCCACGCCATCCGGTTTCTATGTTCTTTCCCTGGTGACTGCCAGTCTGGCACCTGTATG from Rhodothermales bacterium includes these protein-coding regions:
- a CDS encoding response regulator; the encoded protein is MADHALLSVLIADDSDSLRQRLRRLLDGLDFTVMRGESVSADGVIELLRSGAWFDVAILDIQMPGSGVKALRYLTRYHPGVDVVMLTNHAEAFYERICKEAGASYFLDKSMEFDQLPDVLEAISIDNAAAG